The following proteins are co-located in the Wenzhouxiangella marina genome:
- a CDS encoding efflux RND transporter periplasmic adaptor subunit, with translation MRHLSLCLLALSLTVACGRSADPSSAETFRWVRVAPVSVIERDSAGLSGTVRARFETPVAFQVGGRIAERRVDAGQRVEAGEVMFELDPRDLEQAVRVAQADLDTAEAELATAAAETRRNRDLLAREFISNQAFEQVELAERASRERVDAARARLEQASNALDYASLRAGQAGVLIEVSGEPGQVVAAGQELAVLAGDGPPEIEVFLPEALGVPASGRIVRPELLAGDLELREVAGAADPLTRTWTARYRVLDPDLELRLGSVVRVALDLAEGGPRLLQVPIGAINERGQGAQVWQIVEGRAHAVPVELLDLDQEHARIMAELPEGAEVIALGTHLLHEGMAVRALDRP, from the coding sequence ATGCGCCATCTCAGCCTTTGCCTGCTGGCACTGTCCCTCACCGTGGCTTGCGGTCGATCGGCCGATCCTTCGAGCGCAGAGACCTTCCGCTGGGTGCGAGTCGCGCCCGTGTCCGTCATCGAACGTGATTCCGCCGGGCTCTCCGGGACGGTTCGAGCGCGCTTCGAAACGCCCGTGGCCTTCCAGGTCGGTGGCCGCATCGCCGAGCGTCGGGTCGATGCCGGGCAGCGGGTCGAAGCGGGCGAGGTGATGTTCGAACTCGATCCTCGAGACCTCGAGCAGGCGGTCCGGGTGGCGCAGGCCGACCTTGACACGGCGGAAGCCGAACTGGCGACGGCTGCGGCTGAAACGCGACGCAATCGCGACCTCCTCGCCCGGGAGTTCATCAGCAATCAGGCCTTCGAACAGGTCGAGCTGGCCGAGCGCGCCAGCCGGGAGCGGGTCGACGCGGCCCGGGCCAGGCTCGAGCAGGCCAGCAACGCCCTGGACTATGCCAGTCTGCGGGCCGGTCAGGCCGGGGTGCTGATCGAGGTCTCCGGGGAACCGGGTCAGGTCGTCGCAGCAGGGCAGGAGCTTGCCGTTCTGGCCGGCGATGGACCGCCCGAGATCGAGGTCTTCCTGCCCGAAGCCCTGGGCGTGCCGGCGAGCGGTCGCATCGTTCGGCCCGAGCTCCTTGCCGGCGATCTGGAGCTGCGAGAGGTGGCGGGGGCCGCGGATCCCCTGACGCGGACCTGGACCGCACGCTATCGGGTCCTGGACCCCGATCTCGAACTCCGTCTCGGCAGCGTGGTTCGCGTCGCCCTCGATCTGGCCGAAGGCGGGCCACGCCTGCTTCAGGTGCCGATCGGTGCGATCAACGAGCGCGGGCAGGGGGCTCAGGTCTGGCAGATCGTCGAGGGTCGGGCCCATGCGGTTCCGGTGGAGTTGCTGGACCTGGACCAGGAGCACGCCAGGATCATGGCCGAGCTGCCGGAGGGTGCGGAGGTCATCGCGCTGGGAACGCATCTGCTGCACGAGGGCATGGCGGTTCGGGCCCTGGATCGCCCCTGA
- a CDS encoding hemolysin family protein, producing MGILPAHPLDPDALAPMLLLLFYLLLAVGVSFLCSILEAALLSITPSHVALMREQGSSAGRKLHALKKDIDRPLAAILSLNTVAHTFGAAGVGAQSLAIFGQAWVAATSAVVTLLILVFSEIIPKTLGANYAKALAGFTAHSCSVLIVLTWPLVVLSQYLTRLLASKKHGPTISREEFRLLAQTGHKEGVFEEEESNIFLNLIRFSAIRVEDIMTPRVAVLRFQQDRTVADVVAEHDDLPFSRLPVYGESDEDIQGYVLKSQIMLEMARGRGELKLSELRRDVLFVPEFISLRNLFSQVLADQEHFAVVVDEYGGFAGVVTMEDVIETLLGLEIVDESDTTEDLRRAARQQWQKRARKLGLDWSDTPLP from the coding sequence ATGGGTATACTGCCGGCTCACCCCCTCGATCCCGATGCGCTCGCGCCCATGCTCCTGCTGCTGTTCTATCTGCTTCTCGCCGTCGGCGTGTCTTTCCTTTGCTCGATCCTCGAAGCCGCCCTGCTGTCGATCACACCCTCGCACGTGGCATTGATGCGGGAACAGGGCAGCTCGGCAGGACGCAAGCTGCACGCCCTGAAAAAGGACATCGATCGCCCCCTGGCAGCGATCCTCTCCCTCAACACCGTCGCCCATACCTTCGGCGCCGCCGGCGTCGGCGCACAATCCCTGGCCATCTTCGGACAGGCCTGGGTCGCGGCCACCTCCGCCGTCGTCACCCTGCTGATCCTGGTGTTTTCCGAAATCATCCCGAAGACCCTCGGCGCCAATTACGCCAAGGCACTGGCCGGCTTCACCGCGCACAGCTGCAGCGTCCTGATCGTTCTGACCTGGCCACTGGTGGTGCTGTCCCAGTACCTGACGCGCCTGCTGGCCAGCAAGAAGCACGGCCCCACCATCAGCCGTGAAGAGTTCCGCCTGCTGGCCCAGACGGGCCACAAGGAAGGGGTCTTCGAGGAGGAAGAATCGAACATCTTCCTGAATCTGATCCGCTTCTCGGCGATCCGGGTGGAGGACATCATGACGCCGCGAGTGGCCGTCCTGCGCTTCCAGCAGGACCGGACCGTGGCCGACGTGGTTGCCGAGCACGATGATCTGCCCTTCTCCCGGCTTCCGGTCTACGGCGAGTCCGACGAGGACATCCAGGGCTACGTCCTGAAGTCGCAGATCATGCTGGAAATGGCCCGAGGTCGGGGCGAGCTCAAGCTTTCGGAGCTGCGCCGCGACGTGCTCTTCGTGCCGGAATTCATCTCCCTGCGCAATCTGTTCAGCCAGGTTCTGGCCGACCAGGAGCATTTCGCCGTGGTGGTCGATGAATACGGCGGCTTTGCCGGCGTGGTCACGATGGAAGACGTGATCGAGACCCTGCTTGGCCTGGAAATCGTCGACGAGAGCGACACCACCGAAGATCTTCGCCGCGCGGCGCGCCAGCAGTGGCAGAAACGCGCCCGGAAGCTCGGTCTGGACTGGTCCGACACCCCGCTGCCCTGA
- a CDS encoding efflux RND transporter permease subunit yields the protein MKTLNLSRIAASERAVTLFFLLLSILGGLYAFLSLGRAEDPSFTVRVMVVSAQWPGATVNELEEQVVDRLEKRIQEVENLYRIETTIRPGRADLQVEFHDYTPSERLPELFYEVRKRMWDEQGRMPPGVIGPLVNDDFSDVYFGLLAITAPGLPMRELTREAEALRDRLKRVEGVQKALLLGERPQRILIEFDNAELANLGLSPNGIFDAIEAHNRLLPSGQIETAGPRLYLRLDNALASLDELRAVPIRAGDRLIRLGDIARVRHGYEDPPGFLIRAEGQDALVLGIVMAEGTNGLELGERLADFVERERAVLPLGMELEVLNDQSEAIGQAVSLFQLKFLIAVLVVMLVSFLAIGWRAGLIVGIAIPVTLGLTFMLMQLAGMNLDRITLGALIIALGLLVDDAIIAIEMMLVKMEEGLARIDAAAFAWRATAAPMLFGTLVTVAGFVPIGFARSGVGEYAGNIFWVLAFALLVSWVVAVTFTPYLGAGLLPERGSGESTEAQAYRTPLYRRLRRWVEFCVTHGKLVLLATFLALVLAVLGMVGPVAKQFFPGSDRPEVIVSVFMPPGTAIGVTDRTVRRLETLLAEREDVRSLSAYVGAGAPRFFISANPEQPDPAFAKLVAVAEDADARDRIMADLNRVIAEGAFPEARVRVSRLLYGPPVVWPLVFRVVGEDPERLRSLADELRQKMLEHPNVVDPHLEWNERVPVAWLDLDHERLRLIGLTPRSVAEQLEFQSHGLAIGEIRQDIRSVQLRVQGLNEDGPIDPMSLELKTEDGRKVALAQLGRLRIRFEQPVIKRYNRQPFVAVQADIRGAQPNDVTGELWADLADLRSSLPPGYRIDIGGSVEQSGKADASIQKLMPLMVALMLIFIMLQMRSFKGMAVVVATAPLGLIGAVLALLLFRQPFGFVALLGLIGLAGILMRNTLILTQQVADNLADGQPAREAIVEAAVRRARPVVLTALAAALAFVPLTLDSFWGPLAFVLIGGVIVGTAITLLFVPALYAVLMRPERA from the coding sequence ATGAAAACGCTCAACCTCTCCAGAATCGCGGCCAGCGAGCGGGCCGTCACGCTGTTCTTCCTGCTGTTGTCCATCCTCGGCGGTCTGTACGCCTTCCTTTCCCTGGGTCGAGCAGAAGATCCTTCGTTCACCGTGCGTGTGATGGTCGTTTCGGCGCAGTGGCCGGGGGCCACCGTGAACGAGCTGGAGGAGCAGGTCGTCGATCGCCTGGAAAAGCGCATCCAGGAGGTGGAAAACCTCTACCGCATCGAGACCACGATCCGGCCCGGCCGCGCCGATCTCCAGGTGGAGTTCCATGACTACACACCCAGCGAGCGCCTGCCCGAGCTGTTCTACGAGGTGCGCAAGCGAATGTGGGACGAGCAGGGGCGCATGCCGCCAGGTGTGATCGGCCCCTTGGTGAACGATGATTTTTCCGACGTCTATTTCGGTCTGCTGGCCATCACCGCCCCCGGCCTGCCGATGCGCGAGCTCACGCGCGAGGCCGAGGCCTTGCGCGATCGTCTCAAGCGCGTCGAGGGCGTGCAGAAGGCCCTGTTGCTGGGTGAGCGGCCGCAGCGCATCCTGATCGAATTCGACAATGCCGAGCTCGCCAATCTCGGATTGTCTCCCAACGGCATCTTCGATGCGATCGAGGCGCACAATCGTCTGCTGCCCTCCGGCCAGATCGAGACCGCCGGTCCGCGACTGTACCTGCGGCTGGACAACGCCCTGGCATCACTGGACGAGCTCCGGGCCGTGCCGATTCGAGCAGGCGATCGCCTGATCAGGCTGGGCGACATCGCCCGCGTTCGCCACGGTTACGAGGACCCGCCCGGCTTTCTGATTCGCGCCGAAGGGCAGGATGCGCTGGTGCTGGGCATCGTGATGGCCGAGGGGACCAACGGTCTCGAACTGGGCGAGCGCCTCGCCGACTTCGTCGAACGCGAGCGGGCCGTGTTGCCGCTCGGGATGGAACTCGAAGTGCTCAATGATCAGTCCGAGGCGATCGGCCAGGCCGTCAGCCTGTTCCAGCTGAAGTTCCTGATCGCCGTCCTGGTGGTGATGCTGGTCAGTTTCCTGGCGATCGGCTGGCGCGCCGGCCTGATCGTCGGCATCGCCATCCCCGTGACCCTGGGTCTGACCTTCATGCTGATGCAGCTGGCCGGCATGAACCTGGACCGGATCACCCTGGGCGCCCTGATCATCGCTCTTGGCCTGCTCGTCGATGACGCCATCATCGCCATCGAGATGATGCTGGTGAAGATGGAGGAGGGCCTGGCCCGCATCGATGCGGCGGCCTTTGCCTGGCGAGCCACGGCGGCGCCCATGCTGTTCGGCACCCTGGTGACCGTGGCCGGTTTCGTGCCGATCGGATTTGCCCGCTCGGGCGTGGGGGAGTACGCCGGCAATATCTTCTGGGTCCTGGCCTTTGCCCTGCTGGTGTCCTGGGTGGTGGCCGTGACCTTCACGCCCTATCTCGGCGCCGGTCTTCTGCCGGAGCGCGGCTCCGGGGAGTCGACCGAAGCCCAGGCCTACCGGACGCCGCTCTATCGCCGGCTTCGCCGCTGGGTCGAGTTCTGCGTGACCCACGGGAAGCTGGTGTTGCTGGCAACCTTCCTGGCCCTGGTGCTGGCGGTGCTCGGCATGGTCGGGCCGGTCGCCAAACAGTTCTTTCCAGGTTCGGATCGCCCGGAAGTGATCGTCAGCGTGTTCATGCCACCGGGTACGGCCATCGGCGTCACCGACCGGACGGTTCGACGGCTCGAAACCCTGCTGGCCGAGCGCGAGGATGTTCGCAGCCTGTCGGCCTATGTCGGGGCCGGGGCGCCGCGCTTCTTCATTTCCGCCAACCCGGAACAGCCCGATCCGGCCTTCGCCAAGCTCGTGGCCGTGGCCGAGGATGCCGACGCGCGCGATCGGATCATGGCCGACCTCAACCGCGTCATTGCCGAGGGCGCCTTCCCGGAAGCCAGGGTTCGGGTCTCGCGCCTGCTCTACGGCCCACCCGTCGTCTGGCCGTTGGTCTTCCGGGTGGTGGGCGAGGATCCCGAGCGCCTGCGCAGCCTCGCCGACGAGCTGCGCCAGAAGATGCTCGAGCACCCGAATGTGGTCGACCCGCACCTGGAATGGAACGAGCGCGTGCCCGTGGCCTGGCTGGATCTCGATCACGAGCGTCTGCGTCTGATCGGTCTGACGCCGCGATCGGTGGCCGAGCAGCTCGAATTCCAGAGTCACGGGCTGGCCATTGGCGAGATTCGCCAGGACATTCGCAGCGTCCAGCTGCGGGTGCAGGGCTTGAACGAGGATGGGCCGATCGACCCGATGAGCCTGGAGCTCAAGACCGAAGATGGCCGCAAGGTCGCGCTGGCTCAGCTCGGGCGACTGCGAATCCGCTTCGAGCAGCCGGTCATCAAGCGCTATAACCGCCAGCCCTTCGTCGCCGTCCAGGCCGACATCCGAGGCGCCCAGCCCAATGACGTGACCGGCGAACTCTGGGCGGATCTGGCCGACTTGCGCTCCAGCCTGCCGCCGGGCTACCGGATCGATATCGGAGGATCGGTGGAGCAGTCCGGCAAGGCCGATGCCTCGATCCAGAAACTGATGCCGCTGATGGTCGCCCTGATGCTGATCTTCATCATGCTGCAGATGCGCAGCTTCAAGGGCATGGCCGTGGTCGTCGCGACGGCCCCGCTCGGACTGATCGGGGCGGTGCTGGCACTGCTGCTGTTCCGGCAGCCGTTCGGTTTCGTGGCGCTGCTGGGCCTGATCGGTCTGGCCGGCATTCTGATGCGCAATACCCTGATTCTCACCCAGCAGGTGGCCGACAATCTGGCCGACGGTCAGCCGGCACGCGAAGCGATCGTGGAGGCGGCCGTCCGGCGCGCCAGGCCGGTCGTGCTGACGGCCCTGGCCGCGGCGCTGGCCTTCGTGCCTTTGACCCTGGACAGCTTCTGGGGGCCGCTGGCCTTCGTGCTGATCGGCGGCGTGATCGTGGGCACGGCCATCACCCTGCTGTTCGTGCCGGCCCTCTACGCCGTGCTGATGCGGCCGGAGCGAGCCTGA
- a CDS encoding thiopurine S-methyltransferase — MDPSFWQERWEAGQIGFHQPEGHPALRRFWTRIDQGSRARVLVPLCGKSPDLHWLAGQGHPVTGCELSPLAVDAFFQEWGHEPVRQGRKWHYDGIEIVVGDFFDYQPSHCFQRFYDRAALIALPASMRSDYLEHLARLTCPGAEGLLITLQYPQERREGPPFSVAEDELMACPYFEFEHLAAQDIDSTFPGLIESGRSLLSEHVYRARRRDRD, encoded by the coding sequence ATGGATCCATCGTTCTGGCAGGAACGCTGGGAGGCCGGACAGATCGGCTTTCACCAGCCCGAGGGGCACCCCGCCCTGCGCCGTTTCTGGACCCGTATCGATCAGGGCAGCCGGGCCAGGGTGCTGGTCCCGCTGTGCGGAAAGAGCCCCGACCTGCATTGGCTGGCCGGCCAGGGTCACCCGGTCACTGGCTGCGAACTCAGCCCGCTGGCCGTCGATGCCTTCTTCCAGGAATGGGGTCATGAGCCCGTCCGCCAGGGCCGGAAATGGCACTACGACGGAATCGAGATCGTCGTCGGCGATTTCTTCGACTACCAACCCTCGCACTGCTTCCAGCGCTTCTACGATCGTGCCGCTCTGATCGCCCTGCCCGCATCCATGCGTTCTGACTATCTTGAGCATCTGGCCAGGCTCACCTGTCCCGGCGCCGAAGGCCTGCTGATCACCCTACAGTACCCGCAGGAGCGCCGCGAAGGCCCACCCTTCTCGGTGGCGGAGGACGAGTTGATGGCCTGCCCCTACTTCGAGTTCGAGCACCTGGCCGCACAGGACATCGATTCGACCTTCCCGGGGCTTATCGAAAGCGGCCGGTCCCTGCTGTCCGAGCATGTCTATCGAGCTCGCCGCCGGGACCGCGACTGA